A segment of the Candidatus Binatus sp. genome:
CGATTCGGCGGCTGCTTCGGGAGAACGTCAATCTACCGCCTGAGGCTCGGCTCTCGGTCAAGGACATTTACGAGCGCCTTCGCGATGAGGAAGGCTTCCGCGGTGGATACACCACGGTGAGCGACTATGTTCGTCCGATCGCGCCGGTGCGCGACTATGTTCGTCGGGTTGAGCGCGATGAAGACCGCATCTGGGAACACGCCTACGATTTGTTGATATCAGTAGAGAAGAAGCGAGTGCTCGATTTTCTCTCATTGCTTTCTCGCGCCGATCCACCCGTCATCTCGCCGGTTCGAAAAAAGCAGTTCTTCCATGATGTCGGTCGGTTGATCGGCATCACCCCAAAGCCCAATAAGAGAGCAGCGCTCCGAAGCGCCGCGTTCGAGTGGATGCGCTCTGTCCTTCAGAAGGAAATCAGCGACGACGCACTGCGCCGCGAGATGAGCGACCTGCCCGACCTCAACCACTTGCTGCGGCGCCTGTATGAGGGCCGCCTATCCGATCGCAACCGGTCAATGGTCGTTCTGGCGAGCCGACGCGGTCTGAGCAGCCGCATGATCTGTGGTTTTCTCGATATCGATAATAAATCCTGTCGCAAATATCTTTGGAGGTTCGAGCACGGGGGTTATACAGAGCTATTCGCGCCTCAAATCAACTCCACCCGGAAGTTCGACGATGAGGCGATCAAGAAGGCGATCTTCGGGCTCTTGCACGAACCCCCGTCCAATTACGGCATCAATCGCACGACTTGGATCATGACCGACCTGTCTCGGGTTCTGAGGGAAACCGGCAGACCCGCCTGCCCCGAGGTGATCCGGAAGATCACGAAAGCAGCGGGATACCGCTGGCGCAAGGCTCGCGTCGTACTAACATCTAGCGACCCCGAATACTCCAAGAAACTCGATCGCATTCGCTCGATCCTCTCCGGGCTTTGTCCGGATGAAGCGTTCTTCTCGATCGACGAATTTGGTCCCTTTGCGGTGAAGATGCAGCTAGGCCGCACATTCACTGCGCCCGGCGAGCAGCGCATTGTGCCGCAGTGGCAGAAATCCCGAGGCTGCCTGATCCTGACGGCGGCGCTTGAGTTGTCCGGCAACCAAGTTACCCACTTCTACAGCACGAAAAAGAATACGACTGAGATGATCCGAATGATGGAGCTCTTGGTCGAGCAATATCGCGACCGGCGGAAGCTGTATCTCTCATGGGATGCAGCCTCCTGGCACATCTCGAAGCGATTATCTGAGCATGTCGAAGTTCACAATGCGGTCGCCGCCGGTGGCGCTGTACCGATCATCGAGGCCGTTCCATTGCCGTCAGGTGCTCAGTTCCTCAATGTGATTGAATCCGTCTTCAGCGGCATGGCTCGCGCGATCATCCACAACAGTGACTACCAGACACTCGATGACGCGAAGGCAGCGATAAATCGATACTTTGAAGAACGGAACGCGCACTTTAGGCAGCATCCCAGAAGAGCCGGAAAGAAGATTTGGGGCAAGGAGCGCGAACCCGCCGCTTTCTCCGAAGCAAACAATTGCAAAGATCCGCGTTACCGGTAACGCACTTGATTCTTCTCAGGGGGACAGCGACACCGACTGGGGGCGCCACAACTCAGGGCCTCAAAGGTCGTCGTCAGCTCTTGCAACGCGGCGAAACTGATCCGCCACGCACCCTTGCCTGACGTCGGGCGCTGCCTGCGCACCACGCCCCGGCCAACGCCGGCACTAACATCGCCCCACGCAATCCCGATGAGACAGAGTTGATTTGACTGCCTGACCAGCGCAAATCCACTCCGCTCTAAGTGCCGGGTGAATGCTGCTTCCTGC
Coding sequences within it:
- a CDS encoding IS630 family transposase; translation: MYRDVVQWSKIRHWILVQGRSIRRVASEKGIDPRTIRKMLDHALPQPYGPRSHRYPKLGPHTASIRRLLRENVNLPPEARLSVKDIYERLRDEEGFRGGYTTVSDYVRPIAPVRDYVRRVERDEDRIWEHAYDLLISVEKKRVLDFLSLLSRADPPVISPVRKKQFFHDVGRLIGITPKPNKRAALRSAAFEWMRSVLQKEISDDALRREMSDLPDLNHLLRRLYEGRLSDRNRSMVVLASRRGLSSRMICGFLDIDNKSCRKYLWRFEHGGYTELFAPQINSTRKFDDEAIKKAIFGLLHEPPSNYGINRTTWIMTDLSRVLRETGRPACPEVIRKITKAAGYRWRKARVVLTSSDPEYSKKLDRIRSILSGLCPDEAFFSIDEFGPFAVKMQLGRTFTAPGEQRIVPQWQKSRGCLILTAALELSGNQVTHFYSTKKNTTEMIRMMELLVEQYRDRRKLYLSWDAASWHISKRLSEHVEVHNAVAAGGAVPIIEAVPLPSGAQFLNVIESVFSGMARAIIHNSDYQTLDDAKAAINRYFEERNAHFRQHPRRAGKKIWGKEREPAAFSEANNCKDPRYR